TCAGAGGCAAATCGTTGCAAGTCTCGTCCCAGAGTCACACTGTTGCATGAGACATAGATAATACGTTGGCTCTTCCAGGAAGCAATGAGTGAAGGGAGTGAGGCATCAAGGCCAACCCTGGGGGGATCGACCACAACCGTATCCACAGAACCTTTCCTCTCCTTGGCCCAACGCTCAACCGGCTCACTATAGAACTCACAATCAGGAGTATGTCGATTGGCGAGGGAGAGGCACTGCCTCTGTCGCTCGACAGCGATTACACGCCTAAGCGGCTGCTGTAAAAAGGCACTGAAGGTTCCTACTCCACTGTAGAGATCCATAACGGCATCCCCTTCAGCTTTGGATGCTACATAGCTCGTGAGAGCAGGAAGCAGGTATTTATTCGACTGGAAAAACACTGATGCAGTTACAAAGAAGGCATATCCTCCCACCGTGGTTTTGACTACCTCATCAAGCAAGGAAACCTCATCATCACCACAGAAGGCAGGAACCTCAATGAATCCGCTTCTCCCTCCCTTGTTCGAAAACATCAGGCTTCTGGCAGCCTTGAACAACCGATCAGGGTTCTCAAGCAGTGCATTGAGTTTCTCAGTGAGTATAGGACAGTGATCAATGGGCACCAAGGACTTGCTTTTTCGACCAAGGAATCCAACCTTCCGGTTAGCGATATCCACATGGAAGCGTACCCTGTTCCGGTACCCCCAAGCGGGGCCTGTCTCAAGACTCTCTGTACGGAAAGAAGCTGGGTCAATCCCTCCAAGCCTTTTGATGTTATCGAGGACAATACCTTCCTTCAGAATCCCCTGAGCTTCATCCTTTGCATACTGGAAATCACACCCCCCACACACTCCCCAGTAGGGACAGGGAGGGGTAATCCTCTCCTCACTTGCATGGAGGATGTTTCGCAGGCTAGAGCGGATATACCCTGCCTTCTCCTGAAAGTCCCCTAGCTCGACCACCTCACCAGGGAGCACATCCATGACAAGGATACGTTTTCCTTCCTCACTGGTTGTAAGACCTGCTCCTCCCTGGATAAGCTTCTCAATCTGATAAGCCATCGGCAAATTCCTTTGCATAGGAGGCAATGACATCCATTGCTTCTTGCCAGAAAGAGACATCAGAAAGGTCTATCCCGGCCAATCCGGCCACCTCTGAGGCAGGCAGACTACCGGTTGCTCCAAGCAATTCCTTGTAGGAAGCAGGAAAATCATTGCCTGTCTGTTTGCTCTGAGCCCAGAGTCCCAAGGCAAACAGCTGCCCAAACGCATACGGATAGTTATAGAAGGAGAAATCTGACGAGTAGTAGTGTCCTTTCACCGCCCACATGTATGGGTGGTAGACGCACAGTCCATCCCCATATGTCCTCTTCTGGGCATCTTCCATCAGGGCTGAATATGCACTTGCACTCAAGTCTCCCTCTTTCCGTCTACTGAATACCGCGCTCTCAAAATAAAACCGGCTCAAGATGTCGACACACACCTGCGTGGCATCCTGCAGGAAGTGTTCGATGAGTGCAAGTCTTCCCTCTTTGCTGCTCTCCTCCAGTGCTCCCTGGAAGACCAGGAACTCGCTGAAGATGGAAGCAGTCTCTGCCAAGGTCATCGGATAGGAACGTAGAAGATTGCTTTTCTGCAATACCACATGGTCGTGCCAGGCATGGCCCAGTTCATGGGCAAGGGTGGACACCCCGTTATAGGTGAAGTCAAAGTTTGAGAGGATCCTACTCTGCTTTGCCAGTGGGAAAGCCGTATCGTAGGCTCCCCCGACCTTACCCTTCCTGCTTTCGGGGTCGATCCAACGATTCCTGAATGCCTGGTCAGCAAAGGATCCCATCTCAGGGTCGAAGGAACTGAACTGCTGAACGATGAACGCATGGGCCTCCTCATAGCTGAAGTGTTGTTCTTCCTTGCCCACCGGAGCAAACAGGTCATAGAATGCACAGCTCTTCAACCCCAGTGCCTTGGCCTTGTTCTGTAGGTATCCCCTGAACATGGGCAGGTTCTTTTCAATGGTGGAGATCAGCGCATCAAGGATAGGGCGATCAATTCGTGACTGCATAAGGGAACGGTCAAGCGGGGAAGGATAGCCTCTCCTCGCATCCAGGGTGATTGTGGTTCCTTTCACTCCGTTCAGACTCGAGGCAAAGGCAACCTCATACGCCTTCCATATCTCCAGCTCTTTCTCGAATGCTTTTTTACGGATACTCCTATCAGCATTGAAGGCTTCATTTCTCAGTTGGATTACGGTTTTCTCGGTTTGCTCATCCCAGGTAGTGGAAACACTGCTGCTCAATGCTTCCTGTAAACGGGAAAAGGCATCAGTACCGCTGCGGGCAAGGTCACTGGCAAGATCTTCCATCTCCTCGCTCATCAGATGGCGCTGTTCTTCCAAGAGTTCATTCAGCGGGAATCGGTATGCTTCAAGATCCCCACCTTCCCCACTTCGCTGGGCTATTTCCTCTGCTCTGGAGGCAAGAAAGTTGAGAAAAGCAACCTGCAGATGCTGGACCACCAAGGAAGCTTCCTCAGTCTGGGAAACAGCCTTCATGTACTCCTCATTCGCAGTATCGGTAGTTAGGCATGCTGCACTATAGGCATCGAGGTTCTCCAGGTAATCAAGGATCAGCTCATACC
This sequence is a window from uncultured Sphaerochaeta sp.. Protein-coding genes within it:
- a CDS encoding class I SAM-dependent RNA methyltransferase codes for the protein MAYQIEKLIQGGAGLTTSEEGKRILVMDVLPGEVVELGDFQEKAGYIRSSLRNILHASEERITPPCPYWGVCGGCDFQYAKDEAQGILKEGIVLDNIKRLGGIDPASFRTESLETGPAWGYRNRVRFHVDIANRKVGFLGRKSKSLVPIDHCPILTEKLNALLENPDRLFKAARSLMFSNKGGRSGFIEVPAFCGDDEVSLLDEVVKTTVGGYAFFVTASVFFQSNKYLLPALTSYVASKAEGDAVMDLYSGVGTFSAFLQQPLRRVIAVERQRQCLSLANRHTPDCEFYSEPVERWAKERKGSVDTVVVDPPRVGLDASLPSLIASWKSQRIIYVSCNSVTLGRDLQRFASEGYTLRQVKVFDLYPQTFHSEVVAILDR
- a CDS encoding M3 family oligoendopeptidase, producing MSALPTWDLDPIYPGCTSKEFQHDLQWVVTASRELEASFVDTKEDLRKLLSRYELILDYLENLDAYSAACLTTDTANEEYMKAVSQTEEASLVVQHLQVAFLNFLASRAEEIAQRSGEGGDLEAYRFPLNELLEEQRHLMSEEMEDLASDLARSGTDAFSRLQEALSSSVSTTWDEQTEKTVIQLRNEAFNADRSIRKKAFEKELEIWKAYEVAFASSLNGVKGTTITLDARRGYPSPLDRSLMQSRIDRPILDALISTIEKNLPMFRGYLQNKAKALGLKSCAFYDLFAPVGKEEQHFSYEEAHAFIVQQFSSFDPEMGSFADQAFRNRWIDPESRKGKVGGAYDTAFPLAKQSRILSNFDFTYNGVSTLAHELGHAWHDHVVLQKSNLLRSYPMTLAETASIFSEFLVFQGALEESSKEGRLALIEHFLQDATQVCVDILSRFYFESAVFSRRKEGDLSASAYSALMEDAQKRTYGDGLCVYHPYMWAVKGHYYSSDFSFYNYPYAFGQLFALGLWAQSKQTGNDFPASYKELLGATGSLPASEVAGLAGIDLSDVSFWQEAMDVIASYAKEFADGLSD